DNA sequence from the Candidatus Eisenbacteria bacterium genome:
TTCGCCTTCCCGGTGCCGGCCTCAAAGTACGATCTGAGCTCGTTGTTACTCACCTTGGCAGAGGACGCCACAAGCTCTTCGAGTTTCCTGATCGGGATGGTGGACCTCACCAGGGTCTCGAGACCCGTGAGGTCATATTGAGGATTCTGCAGAATCTGCTTGTACTTCATCGGGTCGAACTTTCCGTCGGTTTGGAACGCAGGACTTTCTGCCACTTCGGGAGGGGGACTGAGCCGGATGTAGTATTCGACCTCCGCATCGGAGGCGGAGATCTTTCGGCGTTTCAATTCCTGATTGATGAGGATCTCATTTACCAGCCTGTCCCAAGTCGAGCTTCGGATTGTTCCTTCCTCATTTTCCGACACCTTCTTGCCGGTCTGCTTCTCGTATTGCGCGTAGGAATCCTGCAGGGCTTGCTGGTAAGAAGTGGTCTGTATTCGCTGGCGGTTCACGCTGCCGATCGTCCCCGGGTTGGGGCCCGAGCTACGCTGAACGTCCATTCCCCAGATGAGAAATATGAATCCGACGAAAGCGAAAATGGTAATCCAGAGCACTATTTTCATACTCTTTCTGAGTCGTTCGAAAAGAAACATGAAGAATCCTCCTCACAAATGGGTTCCAAAGATGTTAATGTGAAGATTACCATTCCCGGTGGATAAATGCAAGAAGCATGAGACGCGAAATCGTCCGTGACATCGACGCTTCTTGCGGTTCCGGCTTCCGGTTGTCCATTGACGTTCGAAGGCATTGCCGATAAACTCGGCCTCGGAGGTGGGAGAGACTTTCGTATGTCCTTCTTCTTACTCGTTCTGTTTGGAATCCTGTTGGCTTTCTCCGCTTTTTTCTCTGCGTCCGAGACTTCGCTGTTTTCGATAAGGACCGTGGAGCTGAGTGCGCTCGCCGATGCCGGGGGACGAACCGGCCGGCGCATCGTTCGTGCGATGGAGAAACCCAGCCACGTCCTCACCACCATAATCGTCGGCAACACGCTCGTGAACGTGGCGAGCGCCGCCATCGCGACGGCGATATTTGGAATGCTGATGGGTCCGAGAGGGCTCGGCGTAGCGATAGTCGTTGATGCCGTCCTGGTCCTCATCTTTGGGGAAATCGTGCCCAAGACCATCGCCGTCAGCTTCCCTCTGCCGATTGCCAGGGTTCTCATCGGCCCCCTGAGCGTTGTCATGGGATTCTTCGGACCCGTTACTCATGGAGTCGCCTCCTTCTCCAATTTCGTTCTCTCTTCGCTGGGCCTGGTGGGCCGGAATGAGCTTGAGCAAAGACCGGCCGTGGGACTCGGCGAACTCAGAATGCTGATGCACGAGGTGGATGAGGTCGAGGGTTTCACCAGGGAAGAGAGGCGAATCGCCATGAACATTCTGGAATTCGCCGAAACACGCGCGGAAGAGATAATGACTCCCAGGGTGGACATCGTGGCTGTTCCGCACGATGCGAGCAGGGAGGACGTCGCGCGTCTCATGCGCAAGGCCAAGCACAGCAGGATTCCTGTCTGCAGGAAAAACATAGACAACGTCGTAGGCTTTGTCAGTACGAAGGAGTTCTTCCTTTGGCCCGACAGGCCCATCGAACGGCTCATAAAGCCCGTCCTGTTCGTTCCCTCGTGCAGGAAGCTCGAGGGACTTCTCCACGAGATGCAGGGGAAGGGCACGCTGATGACAATAGTGGTGAACGAACACGGAGAGACGCTGGGTCTGATCACGAAGGAAGACATCCTTGAAGAGATCGTGGGGGAGATCTACGACGAATTCGAGGCCGACCAGGTTCCCGTGCGTCGCCTCGCGGATGGCGGAATTCTTGCAGACGGCCGCGCCAGTCTTGATCTGGTCCGTGAAGAGCTCGGCCTGAGACTGGCGGACACCGGAGCAGTCACGTTGAGCGGGTTCATCTTCGAGAGGCTCGGCGAGCTGCCCTCCAAGGGGGCCGGCTTCGAGCACTCGGGTTACAGGTTTGAAGTTCTGGACGTCAAGAGAAACAGGGTGACCCGGTGCAGGGTCAAGAGATTGTAGCGGGGGGAGAGTTCAAGGCATGTCACCTTCGACGCTCGCGGGACTCATCGTCATAGCCGCCTGTGTGTGCCTGAGCGCCTTTTTCTCCGGGAGCGAGACCGGCGTGGTCTCACTGAACCGGATTCGCCTCAGGCACATGATCCGCTCAGGAGACAAGAGGGCCGAGAGGCTCTCGAAGCTTCTGGTGCAGCAGGAGGGAGTCCTTGCCGCGACGCTCATAGGCACGAACCTGTTCAACATCATCGCTGCGGCGGTTGCGACGGTTCTTCTCGCCCGCAACTTCGGAGCCGCGTCGGCGATTTTCTCGACACTCATCGTGACTCCAATCCTGGTCGTCTTTGCGGAAGTCATTCCGAAGTCGTATTTCAGACTCAGGGCGGACACTGCGATGCTGAGCGTGTGTCGTCCCCTCTCCGCCGCCACCTTCGTGCTGACGCCTTTTGTGCGGCTCACGTCCTTCTTCGTGAGATCACTCTTCACCTTCACTGGTGCGACAAAGAGAAGCCCTTTTGTAACCAGGGAGGAATTGAAGAGCATAGTGAGAGAGAGTGCGGAAAGGGGCGCACTGCGACTGAGAGAGCGCGACATGCTGCAGGGGGTGTTGAATTTCAGCAAGACCGTGGCCAGAGACGTGATGATTCCTTTGCGCGAGGTGGCCTCGATAGAAGAGAAGGCCGGAGTAGGAGAACTCGGAGAGCTGGTGAGGAGCAGGGGACATACTCGAATCCCCGTCTACAGGGAGAGGGTGGACGAGGTCGTAGGCTTCATCAACGTTTTCGATGTTCTCTACGACGAGGATCGCGGAGACGGCATGTCGAGGTTCGTCAGACCCATCCCTGTCGTGCCGGAGATAAAGAGGCTTGACAGACTGTTGATAGAGATGCTCCGGGCGAGAGTACCCATCGCCCTGGTCGTGGACGAACTCGGCACGTGCGCCGGGATCGTCACCGTCGAGGACATCATAGGAGAAATAATGGGCGAACTCGTCGACGAGCACGACGCCGTCGTGGAACAGATTCGAGCGGTGGGGGACAACGAGTACGTGATCGACGCGAGAACCTCGATCGACGACCTCAACGAACACTTCAAGCTCGGCCTGCCCAAAGAGGGCTACGAGACCCTGGGCGGCTTCATACTCAAGGTACTCGGCAAGCTTCCGCAGACAGGCGAACAAGTCACTCGCGGCCCCGCCATCTTCGAAGTGACCGATGTGCACCGCTACGGAATCAGAAAGATCAAGATGACGCTGACGGCGAACTGAATCCGGCGTCGCGCGCCTCACACATTTGCCTTGAACGACCGACCAAGACCGATTACCGAAATTCCCGGACGACGTGAGAGACGTCGGAGAAGAAAGTTTTTTCGAAATTTTCATCTTTTATGTTGACAGGATTTTGTAGTTGTGGCATCAGTGGCTTAAGAGCCACAAAAAACGACGGCGTAGAAGAACACGAGTTCTTATACAACGCAACGAGGGGGTGAGAAGTATGGCAGCAAAGAAGAAAGCCAAGAAGAAGGTCGCGAAGAAGGGCAAGAAGAAATAGCGAGTCTTTGACTTGGTGAATTCTCTGAAGATGTCAGCGTGGGATTCTCCCGCGCTGGCATTTTCATTTAGTCGCCTCGCGGTTTCTGCTACTCTTGTCTCAGCTCGTGCTCGTGGAGGCAATCGATACCGCGCAGTCTGAATATCGCTGGCCAAATGGAAGAGTGGATAAGAATAAAGGGTGCACGTCAGCACAATCTCAAGTGCATCGACGTCGCGATTCCGATCGGCAAGATAACCGCGATTACCGGCGTCAGCGGTTCCGGGAAATCGACGCTGGCATTTGACACTCTTTACGCGGAGGGGCAGCGCCGGTACGTCGAATCCGTGTCGAGCTACACGAGACAGTTTCTGGAAAGGATGTCCCGACCCGAAGTAGACTCGATCGAGGGATTGAGACCCGCCGTCGCGATAGGCGGGTCGGAAGCCCCAAGAAGCGCGCGTTCCACCGTGGGCACTGCAACGGAGACCTACGACTACTTGAGGCTCCTCTTCGCGAGAATCGGCAAGACCTACTGCGGCGAGTGCGGAATCGAAGTGGTGTCCCACACGGTTCAGACCGCCGTCGACACGATCTTGAACCACAAGGCGCAAGTCGTCCTCATTGCATTTCCTCTTGGTCGTTTTGAATCCAGAGAATTCTCCAAGATTGCCCGGCATCTCAAGGCCTCCGGTTTCCTGCGCGTCCATTCCGGCGGGAAGGTCTTCGAGCTGGAAGATCTCAGGCCGGCGGACGTTCGAAGACTGCGCGACGTTCTGGTGCTCGTCGACCGCATCCGAGTAGACGATCAAAACGCCGAGAGGCTCGCCGATTCGATGACCACCGCCTTTGAGAAAGGCGGCGGCAAGGCCGCCGTCGTCACGGAAGAGAACGGAATCCTCAGATTCGACAGGAGTTTCAGATGCAACGTCTGCGGGCGGGAATACCCGGAGTCGACGCCGTTGCTTTTCTCTTTCAACAGCCCGTACGGTGCATGCAAGCGCTGTCGCGGATTCGGCAACGTTCTCGAGTTCGACCCAGAGCTCGTGGTGCCTGACGGAAACAAGAGCCTTTCCGAGGGCGCAATCGCTCCGTGGGCGGGGCAATGGAAGCCCCATTTCCTGTGGGAATTCAAGAAGCTCCGCCGGAAGATCGAAGTGCCCCTCGACGTTCCTTTCAAGAAGCTGAGTGAAGAACAGAGGAACGTCCTGCTTCACGGCACGAAAGGTTTCGCCGGCGTGATGCCTTTTCTCGAGAGGCTCAAGAAGAAGAGCTACAAGAGCAACGCACGTTTTCTTGTGAAGAGGTTCCAGCGACCCGTCGTGTGTGAAGAGTGTAACGGAGTGCGACTGAGGCGAGAGGCCCTGAATGTCAGGGTGGGTGGCCGGGACATCGCAGCAGTCGCGTCAATGGACGTGGGCAGAGCAGTGGAATTCTTCTCGTCCCTCCCCTTGACTCCCTACGAGGAACAGGTGGCAGGTCGGATACTATCCGAGATCAGGTCCCGGCTGCATTTTCTCAAGGAGGTCGGCCTGAGCTACATCACGCTGGACAGGCTTTCCAGGACTCTCTCGGGAGGAGAGCTGAGAAGAATTGAGATAGGCAATGCGCTGGGTTCCGGACTCGTGGATTCTCTCTACGTTCTGGATGAGCCCACGACGGGGCTTCATGCAAGAGACGGCGAGAGACTTGTTTCCGTCCTCAAGCATCTGAGCCGCACCGGCAACACGGTCGTAGTCGTCGAGCATGACAGAGACGTTGTTCGCGCGTCAGACTGGATTGTCGACCTCGGTCCGCTCGCGGGCAAGAGAGGAGGGGAGTTGGTGTACCAGGGAGACCTGCCGGGGCTTCTGGACAACGACGAGTCCCTCACCGGTCGATACCTCAGCGGAAAAGAAAAAGTCCACGTCACCGGACGACGCAGAAAGCCGGGCGCGCACGCAATAGTTATCAGAGGCGCCAGAGAGCACAATCTCAAAGATCTGACGATAGAGATTCCGGTCGGGCTCTTTGTTTGTGTGACGGGAGTGTCCGGCTCGGGTAAGAGCACGCTGGTATCGGACATACTTTACAGGCAACTTGCATTTGAGAAGGGAAGAAGCGTTCTCAAGGCAGGCGCTCATGCCAAGCTTGAAGGCGGACGCCTGATAAGCGACGTACGACTCGTGGATCAGACTCCGATCGGGAAGACGCCCCGCTCGAATCCGGTCACCTACGCGAACGCGTTCGGCCCCATCAGAGAGATCTTTGCCTCGTCCATAGAATCAAGAAGAAGGAAATACACACCAGGCACTTTCTCCTTCAACGTTCCGGGCGGCAGATGCGAGACTTGTCAGGGCGTCGGAAGCACGAAGGTGGAGATGTATTTCCTTGCGGACGTGTTCGTGACTTGTGACAGTTGTGGAGGCGCGAGATACAAGCAGGCGATCCTGGACATAGAGTATCGGGGGAAGAACATAAGTCAGGTGCTCGATCTCACCGTTGACGAGGCGATATCGTTTTTCTCCGGCCACCCCGCTGCCTGCGAGAAGCTCTGGATTCTCAAGACGGTGGGCCTGGGCTACTTGACACTCGGCCAGCCTGCCAACGCTCTTTCCGGAGGCGAGGCTCAGAGACTCAAGATAGCGGCGGAACTACTTGAGTCCGGCGCGAGAGATGTGCTTTACGTTCTCGACGAACCTACGGTCGGATTGCATCCGGCGGACGTCAAGAACCTCGTCGAAGTCCTGCACAAACTGGTCGACAGGGGAAACACGGTGGTCGTGGTCGAGCACAACGTCGAACTCATTGCCTCCGCGGATCACTGCATTGACTTGGGACCGGAGGGAGGAGACGAAGGCGGGTATGTCGTGGCTTGCGGGACGCCCGAGGAAATTGCCGAGGCGGAAGGCTCGTACACCGGGAAATATCTCAGCCGATACCTGGGAGTCTCGAGCCGCGGAACTTCAGGCCGACCATCACGTAGTCGAAAGTGAATTCGCTGGGGATTGTCTGGCGGGCCTCGCCGAAGATGCTGATTTTGGAGTTAGAAAAGAATTCGACACCCACAAAGATACTCAGCGTGGCGGAAAAATCGGAATTGGATTCAGTTCCGAAATCCTCGAGGTCGGCCCAAGAGTAGAGATAACTGAAGCTGGGCCCCAAGGCGATGTAAGGGGTAAAGCCGAGCGCGGTTGAAGCTGTTCCCGGTGCCACGGCCTTCAGCAGAGGCGACGCGGAACCCACTACAAGACTAACGCCGTCCCTCGTGGCGCCGTATCCGGACAGCCTCACGACGGGACTAAGATAGGCGGGGAGAAAGTCCACACGAGAAACGAATTCCCCTCGAACCCCGAGGGCGTGTTCGTAGAAACCACGCGGAAATGCAACCCCCGCGGCAACGTCAAGGGCGTGAGCCGCCGTGGCCGCGCCCAGACCAAACATCAAGAGGAAGAGACCGGCCAACAAAGCGGGCGGTCGCCTTCTAGCGCTGGACAACGATGTCACCATGAGTCACATAGTCTCCTGCCATGAAGTAGGCTCGATAGGTGCCGTTGGCGACTTGGATTCCATTATCGTCCGCAAGATCCCACACATACACGTACGTGTTCGCGGTCTGCCGCTCCCTGACTATCGTGGTCACCTTCTCGCCCTTCTCCGAGTAGATTGCAAGCGACACGTTCATCTCGGAAGGCAGGACGTACTGGAAGCAGATGGAACCCGAGGTGGGGTTCGGACCGGTACAAATGTCAACCGTTCCTTCGACCGGTGGAGGGACCAACCGTGCCTGACTGCTCGCCGTCAACCCCTCGCAGTCCCTAACTTGGCGCCACGTTTCGGGATTGTGAGAGTCAAGAATATCAAGCGGGTCGATCAGGTTCTCATTCTTGCAGGAGCAGAAAATGAGAAACAGCAGGAAACCCATTGCCAGAAAAAGAACGACTAGCTTCTCGGTGCGTTCTGTCAACGTCTTCTCCTCGTAACTGAGCCCAAAACACGGAAGTTCCCCGCCCAAGCGTTCTTTCGGCAGCCCCAAAACCTCTTCTTGCGAAGATAGCCCGCTTTACAAGTTAGGCTTAAGCGCTGAAAGGTCACGCCCCAGGCAGGGAACTCCGCTTCGCTCTACTGGACTAAGGTTAGCAGAGCGGCAAAAATGTTGTCAACTGCAAAAATGCTCTTTTCCTAGTTGCCCTTGAAGTATCGGAGGCCCTGTGGCACACTACAGCCTGGTGGCTTTGTGCGGAGAGCCTTGAGACAGGTACGGAGGTGCTCATGAACGTTTTGGTCACCGGCGGAGCAGGCTACATAGGTAGCGTGCTGGTAGAGATCCTCGTGAAGAAAGGGCATTCAGTCGTTGTTTTTGACAACCTTTCAACCGGGCACAAGGACGCGGTCCATTCTTCGGCCCGATTCGTTGCGGGAGATCTCGCAGACGCGAGCGAGGTTGAAGGGCTCTTCAGCGAGAACGCGTTCAATTGCGTCATGCATCTGGCGAGCCCTAGCCTTGTGGAAGAGTCGTTGCGCGCTCCCGAAAAGTACTACTGGAGTGAGCTGGTATGCGGGCTCAATCTTCTTACTGCAATGATGCGCTTTGGCACCAAACGGATCGTGTTCTCGTCTTCCGCGTCCGTGTATGGAGAGCCCGATGCCGTGCCGATCACAGAAGACGCGCCGACAAGACCAGTGAACCCCTACGGAGAGTGCAAGCTGGGCTTTGAGAGAATGCTGCACTGGTTTAGGGTCGCGCATGGGCTCAACTACATTTCCTTCCGTTACTTCAACGCCGCAGGCGCAACTGAGAGCCACGGCGAGCTCCACGACCCGGAGACACATCTTGTTCCGCTCGTGCTCAAGACGGCGAAGGGACAGCGGGAGGCGGTAGAGATCTTCGGTACCGACTATCCGACTCCAGATGGCACATGCGTGAGGGACTACGTCCACGTGCTTGATCTGGCCGAGGCGCACGTCCTCGGGATGGACGCACTCGTGCGAGGCAAACACGGGATTTTTAACCTCGGTAACGGCGAAGGATATTCCGTCGAGGAGGTCATTTCGGTCGCCAGCAAGGTGACCGGAGTCGCGATTTCTAAGAGAAGCGTCGGGCGCAGAATGGGAGATCCCGCCAAGCTGGTTGCGAGCCCGGAGAGGGCCAAGAGCGAGCTGGGATGGGTCCCCCAGCATACGTCTCTCCGCGAAATCGTTGAGAGCGCCTGGAACTGGCTGGCAGCATTTCCCTCCGGTTATGATAAATGAAGGCCGCAGAGTGGAATGCCGGTCGAGGGTTCGCCTGAACCGGGGAGAAGGAAGAACGACAATGGACGTCATAGACGTGAGCACTCATTCAAGGACGGAAATGATAGACGTCACGAGGCAGGTCGCCGAATGCGTGCGCAAATCCGGCGTGGAAGAAGGAACATGCACGATCTACGTGCCGCACACCACGGCGGCCGTCACAGTAAACGAGGGAGCAGACCCTTCCGTGAAGGCCGACGTCATCAACATGCTGAACCGCCTCGTGCCTTTTGAGGGCGGCTACTCGCACGCCGAAGGGAACTCCGCCGCTCACATCAAATCCACGATCGTGGGAGTCTCCCGCACCGTTCCCATCAAAGACGGGGCCCCTGCGCTCGGCACTTGGCAGAGCATCTTCTTCTGCGAATTCGACGGCCCACGCAGAAGAGAAATCTACGTGACGACGTTGGGGAAGGCGTGATTCATGGAGCTTTTTTCTTCCGAAACGACCCCGCCGAAGCAGGCCGGCGCGCCTCTCGCCGACAGGATGAGGCCTCGCTCCCTGGAGGAATTCGTCGGTCAGGAGCACATAGTCGGGCCCGGCAAGGTGCTCAGGAAGGCCATCGAGAATGACGAAATCCAGTCGGTCATATTCTGGGGGCCTCCGGGGACCGGCAAGACGACGCTCGCCCGCATCATAGCCAACATGACCGATTCTCACTTCGCGGCATTCAGCGCGGTGACTTCCGGTGTGAAGGAGATTCGGGAGGTCATTGCAAGGTCCACTGTGGAGAGAAAGCGCTCGGGACGAAGGACGATTCTTTTCGTTGACGAGATCCACAGGTTCAACAAGGCTCAACAGGACGCTTTTCTTCCTCACGTGGAAAACGGGACCATCGTGTTGATAGGCGCAACGACTGAGAATCCGTCTTTCGAGGTCATCTCGGCGCTTCTTTCTCGCTCGAAAGTGTTTGTCCTCCGTCCGCTCAGTACTCCGGAGCTCGAACTTGTGCTCGAGAGGGCGACGATTGACCAAGAGCGAGGGCTTGCCTCCTTCTTCCCGGTCGTGGAACGAGACGCAATCAGTTTTCTTGCAGGCACCGCAAACGGAGACGCAAGAGTTGCCTTGAACGCCCTTGAGCTGGCCGTTCTGACCACCGCACCGGATGCGGGGGGACGGCGCACGATCACGCTGGCCGCGGCCCAGGACGCCATGCAGAAACGGTCCCTTCTTTATGACAAGGAAGGGGAGGAGCACTACAACATCATCTCGGCGCTTCACAAGAGCATGAGAGGCGGCGACCCCGACGCGTCCCTCTATTGGCTCGCCCGGATGCTCGAAGCGGGAGAAGACCCTCTGTACGTCGCGCGTCGTCTGGTGCGTTTCGCCTCCGAGGACGTGGGGAACGCCGATCCCCAAGCCCTGCTCGTGGCCGTCGCGGCCAAAGAGGCCGTTCATTTCATCGGAATGCCGGAGGGCAATACTGCTCTGGCCCAGACGGTCATCTACCTGGCAACGGCCCCGAAGAGTAACGCCGTCTACGAAGCGTATCAGAAAGTCCAGAAAGACGTAGCGGAAGGCGAGAATCCCCCCGTTCCTCTGCAAATACGGAATGCTCCGACCGGACTCATGAAAGAGCTCGGATACGGCAAGGATTACAAGTACCCTCACGATTCTCCCGACAAGGTGGTGGACCAAGAGTACTTCCCGGAGGCTCTGACGGGCAGGCAATACTATCGTCCAGGCGACACGGGCTTCGAGTCTGTGATAAAGGAGAGGATGGAAGAGTGGAGGGAGAAGAGGCAGGCCTTGCGTCGCAGTCCCGGGAAGCCTGAGTGAGGGCGCGGGTAGGGTCCGCATTGCGGCGCTAGACCAGCCGCTGAGCCCAGCCTTCAGTCAATCCCAGTTCGTGCATCTTCTTCAACGCCTTTGCATATTCGTCTCGCGTGATCTTCCTGTCAAGCGGGGGGTGAAGGCCGGCCTTGTGCGCCGGAAAATACTGAGCCATCAGGCTAATGAAACTGCCGCGGGAAATCTCCTCCGCAATGAACTCCAGCGTCTCTTCGGTGCCGCTTATCGAGCCGGGAAGAACGAGAAGCCTGATGACTATCCCCCTGACGGCAACCCCGTTGTCGTCAATCTGCAGGTCCCCAACCTGTCTGTGCATTTCCTTGACGGCCTCTCGGTTGTGGGTCGCATAGCCGGGAGCATTCGAGTACTTGAGAGCCATCTCGTCGCTGGCGTATCTCATGTCCGGCATGTAGACGTCGACGATCCCGTCGAGTAGCCTCAAGACCTCGACCAGCTCATACCCGCTCGTGTTGTATACGACGGGGAGCCGGAGTCCTTGTTCGGCAGCCACCGCCAACGCGGACAGTATCTGCGGCATGTAGTGGGTGGGGGTCACGAAGTTGATGTTATGACATCCCCGTTCCTGGAGAGAGAGCATCATCCTCGCAAGCTCGCGTTCGGAGGCTTCGTTTCCGTGACCCAGCTGGCTTATGGGATAGTTCTGGCAGTAGATGCACTCGAGATCGCAGTTGGTGAGGAAGATCGCGCCGGAGCCTCTCTGGCCCGAGATGGGGGGTTCCTCGCCGTGGTGATCGTTGTGGCTCGAGACCATCACGGTCCGGGTCGCACGGCACTTCCCGATCACGTCCCGTGTTCTGTCGACACCGCACCTCCTGGGGCAAAGGGCGCACTTCCGCAGGATCTCCATCGCATCCCGGGCGCGAGCTTTTAGGCTTCCACCCTCAAGCAGGTTAAGGTAAGATGGGTAAACAAGCGGCAAAAGAGCCACCTCCTCAAGCAAAGCATTATACCAGCGGGAGGCAGGTTAGTCCAACGCGGGTCCGGCCCGCTGCAGAAACCGTATCCAAGGGACACAATTGAGCGCGGAACAGAAACTCGCACACCAGGACTTCGTGCACTTACACCTCCACACGGAATACAGCCTTCTTGACAGCATGTGCCGCATCGAGCCCCTGATGGAGTCTGTAGTGCAGAAGGGCATGCGTGCCGTCGCGATGACGGACCACATGTCTCTGTTCGGTGTTGTTCCTTTTGTCAAGGAAGCGCGGGCCAGAGGAATCAAGCCCATCATAGGCTGTGAGTTGAACGTCGAAGGCCTCATGGCGAGCGGGAAGTCGCCCAGGAAGGATTCGTTCCACCTGGTCTTACTTGCTGAAAATAAAGAGGGATACAGGAATCTATTAAAGTTACTTACGAAGGCGCTCACGAGGGACGACGATCTCAAGGGGCGCGTCACACCGCAGGAGATTTCACATCGCAAGAAGGGGCTGATTGCCCTGAGCGGGTGCCCGCGTTGCGAGATCGCGTGCGCGTTCCTGCGTCAGGGGCCAAGAGCCGCTTCTCGTCTCATATCCCAATACGGCGAGCTTTTCGGCGCGGGCAATTGGTTTCTGGAAATCGCGAGGCACGGCATTCCCGAGGAGGACAGTCTCAACGACTTTCTGGCGGCACAGTCTGCATCGCAAGGCATGCCGCTGGTTGCCGCGAACGACGTTCACTATCTGGGGCCGGAGGATGCCGAGGCTCACGACACTCTGCTCGCCATACAGGCCGCAACTCATTTGGACAACCCATCGCTAATTCGTCTGGGCCCGCACGAATTCTACTTGAAAAGTCCCGGGGAAATGCGGGAGCTTTTCAAGGACGTGCCCGAGGCGCTGAGCCTCACGCGCGAACTGGCAGAGAGGTGCGACCTGGACATCGGCCTCGGTGGCGTTCATCTCCCCGGAATCAAAGTCTCACCTGGTCACACAGTCAGAAGCTACTTGCGAGCCAAGTGCGAAGAAGGGCTTGCGCGTCGCTTCACGGCCGAGACGCTTTCTCCAGCGAGAGCGCGCCTGGAAAGAGAGCTCACCGTCGTTTCGGACAAGGGACTCTCGGGCTACTTCCTCGTGGTGTGGGACATGGTGCGCTTCGCCCGCTCGCAGGGTATTCCGGTCGGACCCGGTAGAGGCTCTTCAGTCGGGAGCCTCATCTCGTATTGTCTTGGCATAACCGACGTGGACCCGATCAAGTTCAACCTGGTTTTCGAGCGGTTTCTCACGCACGCGCGCCAGGGGCTACCCGACATCGACGTGGACATAAGTCACAAAGACCGGGACAGGGTGGTGGAGTACGTGACGAGGAAATACGGTCACGACCACGTGGCTCACATCGCCACGCTAGATACGATGGCGGCCAGGAGCGCAATACGGGACGCCGGAAGAGCCCTCGCAGTCCAAGAGGAACTGGTCGACCGCGTTGCGAGCGCAATCCCGGGCGCGATGTCCATGACGATCGACCTCGCTTTGAGGGAGTCGGTTTCCTTTGCGAAGATGTACACGGGCGACGAGAGAGTCAAAGTTCTTGTTGATCGCGCCAGGCAAATCGAGGGACTTCCGCGCCATCCGTCGGTCCACGCGGCAGGCATTCTCATCACGGATGCGCCCCTCACCGACTACGTTGCCCTGCAGAAGCTTCCCAGCGGAGAAGTGATTGCTCAAGTGACAAAGGATCCCGTCGACGAGCTGGGTCTTCTCAAG
Encoded proteins:
- a CDS encoding replication-associated recombination protein A, coding for MELFSSETTPPKQAGAPLADRMRPRSLEEFVGQEHIVGPGKVLRKAIENDEIQSVIFWGPPGTGKTTLARIIANMTDSHFAAFSAVTSGVKEIREVIARSTVERKRSGRRTILFVDEIHRFNKAQQDAFLPHVENGTIVLIGATTENPSFEVISALLSRSKVFVLRPLSTPELELVLERATIDQERGLASFFPVVERDAISFLAGTANGDARVALNALELAVLTTAPDAGGRRTITLAAAQDAMQKRSLLYDKEGEEHYNIISALHKSMRGGDPDASLYWLARMLEAGEDPLYVARRLVRFASEDVGNADPQALLVAVAAKEAVHFIGMPEGNTALAQTVIYLATAPKSNAVYEAYQKVQKDVAEGENPPVPLQIRNAPTGLMKELGYGKDYKYPHDSPDKVVDQEYFPEALTGRQYYRPGDTGFESVIKERMEEWREKRQALRRSPGKPE
- a CDS encoding radical SAM protein — its product is MPLVYPSYLNLLEGGSLKARARDAMEILRKCALCPRRCGVDRTRDVIGKCRATRTVMVSSHNDHHGEEPPISGQRGSGAIFLTNCDLECIYCQNYPISQLGHGNEASERELARMMLSLQERGCHNINFVTPTHYMPQILSALAVAAEQGLRLPVVYNTSGYELVEVLRLLDGIVDVYMPDMRYASDEMALKYSNAPGYATHNREAVKEMHRQVGDLQIDDNGVAVRGIVIRLLVLPGSISGTEETLEFIAEEISRGSFISLMAQYFPAHKAGLHPPLDRKITRDEYAKALKKMHELGLTEGWAQRLV